The Lycium barbarum isolate Lr01 chromosome 4, ASM1917538v2, whole genome shotgun sequence nucleotide sequence tcttaagttgcaattttttttgtaaacataaaaacctcacaagttgtgaaaatcatcaaaattttcccaattcttttacaatcttaccaaatgagtaaattatagttcataataaaattaatacgctactagaagacctttctaaaaaatacaacatcaattgatcaaactttagttcaataaaaaggaaaatttaacatgaaaaataatgtaactactctttaatataatcctcccacatggtacgaacaatatatttaccaacttatggttGGTAaatatgattggtaaatatatctaccaacttatgggtctttttttacaaaatataaacgtataggtcaaattttacatttatatttttttaaatcatgatttcaaatcccaaatcatacctttttagatgatttaaaattttacatgaaatgaaatcgcatgtccaaacgtctACTCAGAATAAAATTGTGATATCATCAAGTGAAATTCTCTTCATATTAGTCCTAGCCCCTAGCTACTTACCTATAATTACATTTAAGGATTTAAATTAAATGCTCAAAGGTGAAGACGAAGACGAAAGGTGTTGAGTCACAACAATTTAGTCAATTATGGCATCAATATCGCGGGCGTGACTTAAACATGTCATTATATCACGTCAACGTATTTTGATATGGACATATTTACCAGTTTAGATATTCAATAAGTCGAAAGGTCAAACACCAAAATAAAGTCAAATGTATTTGACCATTCCATTTTACATTTCATAGATGTGTTCTGTGAGAACAATTATGGCCTTTCTCTGGTGGTCCAATAacatggaagatttcaaagtaagCAAGTAGAACTAAGGAAGTAACTCAAAGTGGGGCTGGTCAACAAATGTGTTCGGCTAAAAGTTGCACGAAAAATTCTACGAATTGAAGAGTGTCCATATCTAGACTAGAAAACCGCATTGCATTTTCGAATTGGGCTAGAAGGTTAACATTAatttatacaaatatatatatttttttttcaagtatAGCGCAGAAGCAAGAACTACATTAACATAAACTAAAACGTCCCCATGCAACAGCTCATCTCTCTACGGCAGTTTCCACCACCGCCCGTGGCGGCGATTCTTGATTTAACGTTCTCAAATTGGGATACCCGACACGGTATTTGGATCCGACCCGGATAATTATACCCATACACCAGCTCTGCTTCTCTCAACAATTCAGCAAACAATGGGTGATTAAAGAACATTACAGGCACCACAATTCTACACGTGTCATCTTTCTTTTCACCCACGTATACAGCCAAGTGCCCCTTTGGTACACTCACTTGCTTCGACTCAACCGGTTCTTGCCCGACCCGGATGTAACCCGAATTAGGTTTTCCATAACAGAGTCCTTTTGCTCCTTGCTTTAACATACGTCCCAATTTGCAAAGCTTTGAAATTGCTCTACTAAAAACTCTTCCTTTTCTTACTATCCTCCGCCCAAGCCTGAAACCTCTCACTTTCTTCATAACTCAAAATTTGCAAAACTCTCTAAAAAGGGATTATTTGTATTTTGAAGTGAAGGGTTAATCTCAGAGCATTTCAATAATTAGTAGAATGCTACTTATTCAAGAAGAGTTTGGTTCTTGCTATGAGAATTTGAAACGGGTGCAGCTTATAAAAGTTGGAGGTACTATTTATTTCTGTTGACCGTCTATCATATAGAGTGAAACAAAAAAGAAGATATAGGAAGCAATTAAGAGAAATTCTTGGATTGGCAAAAAACTATAAATGAGTTTTCCTTTGTAGAATGTGGATAGCCGTGGCAAGTCAAATATGGTTTGAACAATATAATggctgtgtgtatatatatatagagaagaTTAATGAGGGGTGGCGGAGTTAGATGAGAGAGGTCAAAGGAAATACTAGTCGGCACACACGATGAGTGGATGAGAAGGGATCAAAACAGGTTGACCATTGAGATTTAAATGGTAGATCTCCGTGAATGCAGCTATCGTGGCAAAATCTTAATGGGCAATCTTTTAACATTAATTATACTGAATACCTCTAAGATATGATTAATTTTAGATATAACCCTTATATTTTAAAATCATATACTTACAACTCTCTATATTATGGAAATTCTACTCCCTTATTTACTTATTAAGTAATTCGCCTTCATTTCTTATTTATGAGTTTTGAAAGGTACATATACTTGATTTTAAAATTTAAGGTATCTATTCAAAATTTTATTATACTAAATGGGAGTTTAGTATAATTAACCTTTTTTTCGAGgaaaattttgaagaaagaatgTTCGTTGGGCAATTCTTTTATACGTTATCTGAACTTTGGCCACGGAAGAAAAAAAATCTAAACCTTGGCCACTTAAGGCCAATTTTCTCAGTGTACGACCTATTCAAAAGTTGTCATCGCCTTGTAACTTGTGCGACGACTTAGACTTGAAATAAATTAGACATAATCTCACCATGTTAAGCGGATTGGTTTCAAATAATTACTGTAAATGATAAAAACAACGAGAAATAAATACGAATTGAGTTATGCTATTTTCAGATTTCATTAATCATATCACTCTAATTAATAAGGTCATCTTGAGTCGAGAAAAACTTCTTGTGCCTTACTTTCACACTTCAATTGTCATTTTGAATAATTAATTAAGACTTTCCTTagcattttaattaattaaaagtttCCAACAAAAAGATTTTTAAGGGGGAAGAAAAGAGAATCTGCATTATAACAAAAGGGAATAACATTATGTACCTGAATATTGAGTTGGTAATACATATGGAAATATGCTGGAGTTTGGACGATAAAAGATTTGAATCTCCGATACAAGATTTTTCACAGATGGAAAAGGGGGAAGGGGTTGTGTTGGttggccgggggggggggggggggggcgctctCACAGTTAGTCACCACGTGGCCACCAAGCTACATGAACAATAAAAAAATGTTTCTCTCAGTTTTGGCATAAGTGCTTTAGGTCCCCAaaattaatttgttttttttagtCTGACGTagaactttttctttttcttctttttggaaTTAAGGGAAAAAACGAGTAAACTTTATCTCACTATCAAATTTGTGACATTTTGGTGAAGGATTGGGGTCAAAATGAAAACAACCTTTCCGGCacaaacttgatcaaaatatttCTCAATTGGATTTCTACTCTCTTCCTgtaattaattgaaaaaaaaaaaaacttgtctaATTTAGTTCTTCAGGTTTGTGATTTTCACATtgaattttaaaattgaaaaattcCAAAGATAACCAAGATAAGTCTTACTTCCAAACTCAAGAGGTGATGGGATCAAGATTGACttgaatttagtttttttttttttatatatatatatagttatttgTTATTCGGTATCTATTGACCCCACTAATTTAAATTCGCGTTGTTATGACTCATAAAAGCAGAAAACATTTTCTATCAGGGTTTCTCCATTCTAAAATACAAAGCCGAGACCCATGATTAAAGGCAAAAAGATCTCATCCATTTCACCATATCCTTGATGGTTGACTTGAATTTAGTTGACCAGCATATAACAAAAAGGGTTGAAATCCCCTCCAATTAGATTTCCTCCAAAAAACATAAATCAATAGGGTGTTAGATGGTTACCATTTGTACAATAAATATTCAATCGTCTTGATTTATTTTACTCCTACATAAAGACTAATTGTAGTTGAGATGTGGACCAATGATTGGTGGAAAATAAGATTCTTTAGTCTGTGATGACGAAGATGTAATTAGCTAGGAAGTTTCATTCGTGTCGTGTTTGTTCACTAAGTTGTGATTAGTAATCAGATTAAGCTGGTCCTCCTTGTCTTTATTTACCGAAACCCAGATAGATTATGAATCTTAATCTTAAAAAGAAATTATTGATGTCCTATTAAGCAACTTCATTACGACAAATTGCCAGTTTGCACACGAGCTAAAATAGACAGTTAGGTTTAGCACAAAATACGCCAACACCATGCAGCCATATGCTATCTTCAGTGATTCCACACAATTTTGTCTTCATTCTACAATTAGGAATATTAGTGTTTAATTATTTAGATATTCCAACACACGAGGGGTTTTGGATTCATCTGCACACTAATTTTCTATTAATCCTTGTCTTTTTGACTATAAAAGGCCTGTAACTTTAACTTTGTGATAACTCTTAGGTAGATTCCTCGAAAGGTAACTTGTTTAGATAAGATTTTCATTAAGTACTAGTGATGTTTAGCGATCACCTTGTTCCATGCATTAGACTACAAATAATCAACTTGTATTAGTGTATATACCTGGAGATTCGTATAGTATTGACAAATGCTAAAATTTATGACTTTATGGTACGTATTGTGTACTATCAACTAATATATCAATGGTGCACGAACATATTAGAACAACGTAATTTATTTATGTACATTGCGCCAAGAAATTTGCGTCTATCAAAATTACTGAAATCCCAAAGACTTGGATTTGTATTTCAGTTACCAAAATTAAAGATTTGTATTTCAATGTTAACTATGAAACTAAGGTTTTTTTCGTAAATCAAATTTCACTTCCGTTACctattaattaattaagttcTGTGCATAGATGTTATAAAAATATTTACACTGTCACATAAATGTAAATACTAATTACAAATAACTCTATTTAATAAGCATTGATGAATTACCTAGAATAAATATAGCTAACATGCTATAACAGTTTAAATTACACGGGTAAGAGAATCGTTACATGCATATAACTTAAGTCCGTATTAAGGAGCCTAATTAATCTTAAAATACTGTTAATTTCATAAAAATGGGCTTGAACTTGGAATCTCATCTTTATCCCCTTGCGATTAGGCTGATTATTTCATAAAGATGATATGATAAATTGAACGGTCGTTAATATGCCAATTTGTCTCCCCTCTTCCATGCAATGTCAATCTATATATCAGCTGACCTTACTTACCACCCTAAAGTAGTAAAGTGATTCTTAATACTTATCGTGTAATAttcaagtgaaaattgaagaagacgAGAAAGGTACAATTTTATTTGATTATCTGCTACGTAATATCCTTAATAACTCTCATGTACCACAAGAATTTCCAATTATTTAATCCCTGAATTATGAAATAGATTCATTAAAGAATAATGTATTTTTCTACTTTTCTCCAGTGTTTTTTTATTGAGTATATATAGTGTAGGTAGACCAACCTTTTGGTAGCAATGCTTTTGGCGAAGAATTTAACCATCTATTAATAGAACTCTTCATGTGATCTTTAAGTTTTGTTTGCTTCCGAATTATTCATTGTACGagatatttcttacttattgtcTTCGCTTGTATGATTAATTGTTACGTCTCaaacttttgtttcacttctGCACAACTAAAGAACACTAGAAATGTGTAACAATTCCATAGCTTTTGTTAAATGAATTGGTTTTTTCTCCTAAACCATAGGCAAAGAAGAGGCTCTTTATAGTAAGCAGGCGTGATATTTGAAAACATTAAATCTTCGTACATGATGTGCATGTCAAAAGTCATCGAACATTAGCTTGGCATTCAATCCTTAAAAGTGAAACTTTATTACATTATCCTGGAGAATTATCATGGAGTCTTACTTTTATTAAGTTCAAAATACATGATAATGACATGGACTTTAAAAATCATGACAATATTCTAAAATTTTCACTTGCTTAAGTTCGAAATTTATGAAAGTAGGACACTATTATGGTGTCTCGGTATTAAAAGTGGCTACTTTTCTAATACTAGCTATTTTTCAACAACCGGTCCGGAAAGTGGCTAGCCATACAATTTGTACTTGAAATCTTGATAGTGCCTTTTAGGTAATGAGCCCATTATCGACAGTTGCTATGGACCCGTTAGCCCAACGTGCCCTTTCCCGTTGCATTTGCACTAACTCAGCCACAGCTCACCACTTGTGCCTCCAGCTTCGCTATCACTGTTAACTATTTTCTCACTGAAAAATATTTTATGGCTATTTTTCATTGAATGCCAATGAAAAAAATTTAAATAGTAATATTTTCACACAGAAAATTAGGAAGTTTTTCATCGCTTTCTGTTTCAGCATACGTTTTTCCAGTGAGCTGGATCGACAGGAATAAAGTGAGAAAATTATAGTATTCTATAAAACAAATTTTTCACTGGATGTGGGTGGAAAAAACTTGTGTTTCTAGTAGTAGTGTATCCACGGCAGATTCTATTTTCCACCACCAACCGTGGCAGCGATTCTTGATAAAATATTCTCAAATTCGGTTATCCGACATGGTATTTGGATCCCACCCGAATGGTTATACCCATACACCATCTCTGCCTCCTTCAACAATTCAGCAAACAAAGGGTGATTAAAGTATATCACAGGCACCACAACTCTACACGTGTCATCTTCCTTCTCTCCAACGTACACAGCCAAATGTCCCTTTGGTACACTCACTTTCTTATTCGGTTCTTGCCCGACCCGGAAGTAACCCGAGTTGGTTTTCCCAAAACAGAGTTGTTTTGCTCCCTGTTTCAGGAGTTGTAAACATTTGCACATCTTCGAAACTGTTTTGCTGGCACAACCTTGTGATGTCACCAGTCTCCTGCTAAGTTTGAAACCTCTCGCTTTCTTCATATCTCAAAATTTTATCTAGCAAAATAAATTTGTTTTAAATAATGGGTTAATTAGTCACAGAGAAGTAGAAAGCGACATTAATTTTGAAGGGGGAACTTGGTTCTGGTGTCACAATTTGAAATGGTGTAGTTTATACACGTTGTAGGTACTGTTTTGAAGTAAATGGAGAAGATAAAGGAACAATAAAGAGAAGTATATGGAATTGGAATCAAGAAAAGAAGTGAACAATTGAGTGGCTACTGGCTAGTTGCTTTTATGAGTGATGTGGCAAGTTATCGAACATATATGGTACGTGGAAGAATATATGATTGGtaagtagtaaatatatatatacgggGAATGAGGGAAATGGTCGGCACATACGATAGAAGTGATCAGAGTTTGTTTGAGAAACAAGTAAATATTTGAGGGACAAGGCAAAAAGGTGATCAGCTGAATAGTCGCTATGATGCTTCACTGCTATATGGAGATTAAGAGGTCACTAATTCCAAAACAAAAGtaattgaaataaaaaaaaaggaatttggaGTAACATATTTCAACTTCACCCTGTTAGGAAGATTCATTTTGATGTTAACTCATAAAGGTAAGTTCAATTTATAAGTGTGATAACTTAGTTATTGAATTGTGCACTTTATATGCTTACTGATTTACTGTGATAAAAGATTTGAAAGAACAAAAGAGAATTCCATTCATTGAACTTTGTAATAAAGGGGAATAGGAATACACCAAAATACTGTGTTGGTAACACACGTGGAATGCTGGAGTTTGGACCATAAAAGATTTGACTCCCTCCATACAAAATATCTTACGCGGTGTACTTCCAATTAAACAGAGACATTTGGCCACCAATCCAAAACAACATTAGATAAATGTTTATCTCGTTTTGGAATGAGGAAAGAAATTGAATTAGCTTTATTTCACCATCGAAATGAAACCAACATTTTTGgacaaaacataactaaaagaaAGTGGAGATAATATAGAAGAGTaattttggctaagtgaagtgaTGACTGATGAAAGAGTAATTTTTGTTTTTAGGAAAGAGAAATGTGAGACTTCTCAATATTCAACTAATAATTGCCGAAGTAAGTCCAAAAAGAAAAACGTATATAAAGAAACCAAAAGGTACAAATATTTTTGGTACTAAATACAATTATTGGTAAATGGTAGTAATACATAGACGTATGTTTTGGTAGTGAATATTTATTTTTCTTGCTTTGAACATTTATTACTCGAAAGTTCATATGTACGACTAATTCGAATTTGAaacctttaattaaaaaaataatttttatttcaccaaatcatttgaaagacgaTAGGTAATGTTTTTCTCCAATAGTAGTAACTGCAGGAttaattatgtatttatgttAAAACAAAACCTTGAGCTACCTTTTTGGGGGTTGTTATTTTGAGACGTCTATGAGAAATTAAGTGAAGTATAATTGTTCCAACTCTGAATAAAGGATAAGGGTCCACTAGCTTAATTATCAATAATCAGATTAAGCTGGTCTTTCTTGGATCTATTTGCCAAAACATAGATAGATTATGAATCTtaataattaaaatattaaaaaaaatgattgatGTCCTATCCTATAATTTGAAGCGACTTCGTTACGACAAATTGCCAGTGTGCTCACGAGCTAAAACACACGGTTGGTGTTTCGCTTGGAATACGCAAACTTGTCTTGCCACCACCATGCAGCCAATCTTCACTGTCATTCCAAAATCCAAATAAagttttaagttatatatatattgttcttaTAAATACTCGAATTGCAATCTGTTTCAATTGAGCACCTAAACGTATAATAAAGTGTTTCTATAAAACATATCAGCTCAAATTTTGGATTGAAGTCATGTTCACTAATTAAGCTAATACATGTATAATTAACAATTAAATCAAACTAACGTTGCTCTTAGCTAGGTTCCACGAAGGTAACTTGATTATATTAAGGTTAATTACGTTTAATGTTTAGTGACAGGCGACAACCCTTTTGACATTAGGCGACAAAAAAACAACTCGTATATAGCAGGACAAATCTGTAGTAGAAGACAAATCTTATTGTCTATATATATAGTACCATTATGTACTATCAACTGTATATTATATCGTGCACTAACATATTCAAAAACTATTAGAAACAAAGAAGATAGTAGAAATTTTGTTGTATTTTCCTTAATTTCAGATCTGTACAAAGCTATGTATTTATAGACTAGCTAAGAGCATCTAAAAATATCCAATAGGATAATGTACTATGTACTACTACACCTGTCCCTATACTATATGCTATTGTCTAACAAATCAAATGAATTATTTACAAGTGTCTACTAGAAATAAAATGTAAATACAAAATACTATATAGGTTGTGTACAACTACTATTTTGTTGTTTTCCTATCTGATAGACTTGGGCTGTTATCTTCATCTGATACACTTGGGCCTGGTACTGTGTTGTTGAGATTCGGCCCAAATATTGTAATGTTGGTCCATTGTAAATCTGCTGAGAGTTGGCCCAAATGCATTATGACCCAAATGTGTATTAGGCCCAGAACTATATAAAGAAAACGATCCCTAATTCTTCAAACCAAATCCCTAATTTGTTTCAGACACAAAGTACAACAAACTCAGATTCGTTGCTCGTCTTCTTTCATCGTCTCTCTTCCTttccttctttcttcttctcttttcctcGTCATTTCATCTTCTTCATTTCTGTGTAAATGTTGATCATTAATATCAAtaccccccctcaagttggaggggaAAGAAACGACTCTCAACTTGCCCAAAACAGATCGATGCGATACCCCAGATAGGGGTTTGGTGAAGAAATCTGCAAGCTGAGCTTTGGATGGAACGAAAGTGAGTGAAATCAACCCAGAAAGGAACTGTTGCCTCACAAAATGGCAGTCTAGATCGACGTGCTTGGTTCTTTCGTGGAAAACAGGGTTCCGGGCTATATGAAGGGCTGCTTGACTGTTGGAGTGGACGGGAACTGGTAAAGGTGTCGAAACTGACAGATCGGTAAGGAAACGAGTCAACTAAGTGATTTCTGCGGTTACTCGGCGCATGGAACGGTATTCCGCCTTAGCAGATGAGAGGGAAACAGAGTCTTGCTTTTTCGACTTCCATGAAATGGGTGAACCGCCCAAACTTATAAAAATACCACTGACGGAACAACGGGAGTCTGGGCACGAAGCCCAGTCGGCATGGCAAAAAGCAAGTAGATCAAAAGATggtttggaattcatgaaaagaCTTTGATTGGGGTTGTCTTTAAGGTATCGAAGGACTCTAAAGGCTGTAGAGTAGTGAGCAAGATGGTGTTTTTGCATATACTGGCTAACTATCAGCACAGGAAAAGATAGATCTGGACGCGTATGGGTAAGATAGTTGACTTTTCCCACTAGACGTCGGTACGATGTGGGATCATCTAGTAGGGGTCCAGAATCAAGCCCTAATTTGATAGAAGGGTCCAAAGGGGAAGATACTTTGGCAAGGTGGGAGCAGTCGAATTCCGAAAGCAACTCACAGGTAAACTTTCGTTGACTCATAATCAATCCATGTTGTTCTCTTAATATTTCAATACCAAGGAAATAGTGTATATTCCCTAGATCTTTGATGCAAAACTTTGAATTTAGAAACTGTTTGAGTGTTGCAATTTCTTGTGAATGATTGCCAGTGATCACAATGTCATCGACATAAATTGCAATTAGAGTAACATACCCATCTGAAGTCTTGAAAAATAATGAGTAATCGTTTAATGAAGAAGAGTACCCTTTGAAACTAAGAGCACCTGCAAGCCGAGCATACCATTGCCGTGAAGCTTGCTTCAAACCATAGAGGGACTTTCTGAGTTTACAAACATGGTGTGGACTTGGGGAAGGCAGTCCTTTGGGAAACCTCATGTAGACTTCTTCCTGTAAGTCcccatgtaaaaaggcattattgACGTCTAATTGAAAAATAGGCCAGTTCTTCTTAACTGTTATTGCAATAAGACATCTAATGGTGGTCATTTTAATAACTGGGGAAAAAGTCTCATTATAGTCGATTCCCTCCTTTTAAATGTCACCTCTAACAACAAGCCTGGCCTTCAACCTTTCAACAGTACCATCTGATAGATGTTTAACTTTACAAACCCATTCGCAAGGTAGGGCCTTCTTTCCCGGTGGTAAAACAACTATGTCCCAAGTCTTATTGTTTTCTAAGGCTTCAATTTCCTTGTCCATAGATAATTTCCATCCAGGATGATTAGCAGCTTGAAAATAACTTGTAGGTTCTGAAATCTGAGAAATGGAGGTGAGAATATGTTGGTTGTGTGAGGACAAGGCTGAGAAAGAAAAAGTAGGAGGTTGTACTGGTGTGGTAAAATAGGCCCTAGAAACATTGGTGAGAATAATGCCATCACATACATagttgtaacacctcgtatcttagaactcatgttagactcgtaaCGTTAGAGTTTTAGAGAAACATTTGAAAAtttgtacgtattacgaaagtggttgaccagcctacttcgggcacccgtaactccttgattagttgataatttgagaaaacttaaaacatgaaagttttaTCCCTTTggaatatatttccaacggtatcttatggagctcaaacggagcCCTGTGCTAAGAGTTATTCCTGTTTTACTATCACTATttggagcagaattttcagattttgggttacgtttttagccttttcctactcgaattgggactccttattttattattgtatgaagtaaaaacgtccctaacactattctaaaccctaagagactattctttttctctctacctccatccctaaagaacctagacgtttcaatcttgcaagaaactcattcttgcaatcaagaaaaataaaaataaaaccttcaagaatttagtttggcaatctagtttcctaaggtttcctccaaggtaaatattttaatcaagaacctttgtattctacaagatttatcattGATAAAtactagaataaatccatccatcccgttaccctataaaaatcaagagttgtaaaaagttggagaaaactctagtatttttctgttgagtttcattccgaccagccatattaatttGGTGCTTCCCgataatctaaccgttggatcaagcccaaattttaactgagtgttcataacacataagtATAAAATATGAACGGTGAAGATTGGATTTGGAGGTCGGACCagtaccctttgagccacgaacagtagctacgaaGATCAGCGAAAATCCTCTCAAGGTTttcaaattcaaagcttttggaattcttcttcaaagattcagacttttcttcaagttttggagcgattaaggtatgtagagttactatctacgtgtgggaacatcattgttcttccccacgcctcctaatccataaagtatgaaactttacaaaactagggtttctattttatactatgctcatgataaccctaggtccatgtccatgataatattatgtatgaattgctatgattctatcattgtgttcttaataactccatatgattattgagaatcagtccgtaatccatgaaaacccatatctcgtattccatgggttcttgcatgcatcatttttaaataaaaatgattatttcatgaatatcctacaatttctacaagttttcatgcaactatattatataattactttcatgctatgatacaagatacatacatactaaatacaagttatctcatgaaaccatgtttacaagttatttcatgaaaccatgtttacaagttatttcgtgaaatcatgattacaagacaagtacaagtttattcacgaaaatcatgggcttcttagccaattatattatgttcatgtttttaggagttgcacgaattaccgagaaggctcagatagcctgaaactatgtagccaccataggacaaggatcgctccgtccagttaggacgataccttaattttatactgaatggatccatcaggcacgttaccaccttataccctggcaaggtataggggctctgctggtccggcgaggtaccagactccacgtacccacgtggtgatatcacatgtcggtttatgagatgctctccctacttatcatgttttacttatgttatatatatatatatatatatatatatgtacctatgctcatgctcatgttcatggccaggttttcagtttcagttcttatcatgttattccatgtcccatgttatttctttcagtttctttacataccagtacattcaatgtgctgacgtccccttttattgcccgggggcttgcatttcacgatgcaggtattgattgacaggacagcagatttgctcgttaggacattgctcgtatcagcttttggtgagccccatctcattcgaggttgtgtctttacttctatgtatgtcagttatgcatttaaggtatgccgagggccttgtcccggtgaacagtttagcagacagatttgtgtcagaggtttcatagactagtcaattGTCATGTTCAGTTGAGTTGGCCTTAATGGCTGCATTACCATAAttccgcattcatgatataataataataataataatattttcagacttatgattattgaattccatgttttcacaattcctgcatgtttactttatattccgcatcagttcatgtcccatgtagattcagcaagtcatgtggttcgcttggtcacatgcagcaaggcaccgagtgccgtgttacgcccaggccatggttcgaggcgtgacaatAGTCATTTAAGTAACTAGGCATCTTAGTAACTCTCACAGGTCTTCTAGGTTGAGAAGTGGAAGAAACAATAGGGATAGGAGAAGAAGTTCCTGTAGTATTGGTGGAAAGAGATGTAGGAGAGGGAGATGTAGGATCAGTAGGATTAAAAGGTGAGGTGGAAGATGTGGGGCTGATAGGTGGTCTAGGTGGAATGAGGGAGCTATTTTCAGTGCTGTTTTGTGGACTAgaggtgtcataccccattttaacccggagagttaaagtagaa carries:
- the LOC132638139 gene encoding auxin-responsive protein SAUR36-like, producing the protein MKKVRGFRLGRRIVRKGRVFSRAISKLCKLGRMLKQGAKGLCYGKPNSGYIRVGQEPVESKQVSVPKGHLAVYVGEKKDDTCRIVVPVMFFNHPLFAELLREAELVYGYNYPGRIQIPCRVSQFENVKSRIAATGGGGNCRREMSCCMGTF
- the LOC132637120 gene encoding auxin-induced protein 10A5-like → MKKARGFKLSRRLVTSQGCASKTVSKMCKCLQLLKQGAKQLCFGKTNSGYFRVGQEPNKKVSVPKGHLAVYVGEKEDDTCRVVVPVIYFNHPLFAELLKEAEMVYGYNHSGGIQIPCRITEFENILSRIAATVGGGK